The following proteins are co-located in the Castanea sativa cultivar Marrone di Chiusa Pesio chromosome 8, ASM4071231v1 genome:
- the LOC142605921 gene encoding uncharacterized protein LOC142605921 produces MGSGKFPGYMVTHRRIEVNRNQIKAINNLQPSRNPKERTDYTGRVAKWGMILRALDIKYMPRVSVKGQVLVDLVAKFAESPIEREEEEQNIDGKSVGVVSLQESLTWRVYVDGTANQRGSGVGLVVISPEKNIIEKSLRFWFLATNNEAEYEALLVGMDMVQKMGGATVEVFLDLRLVIGKVNGELEARDSRMQGYLSQARHLQSRFKSFTLQQILRSRNTH; encoded by the exons ATGGGTTCTGGAAAATTTCCAGGTTATATGGTCACCCATCGTAGAATTGAAGTCAACCGTAATCAGATTAAAGCGATTAACAACCTGCAGCCCTCTCGGAATCCCAAAGAG AGAACTGATTACACGGGACGGGTCGCCAAATGGGGGATGATCCTAAGGGCtcttgatatcaagtatatgcctcgtgTCTCTGTTAAGGGACAGGTCCTCGTGGACTTAGTGGCCAAGTTTGCTGAGTCTCCCattgaaagagaagaagaagagcaaaacATTGATGGAAAATCAGTCGGGGTGGTGTCCTTACAAGAATCTCTAACTTGGAGAGTATATGTTGATGGCACGGCCAATCAAAGGGGATCTGGAGTGGGGCTAGTTGTGATATCTCCCGAGAAGAACattattgagaaatccttgaggttCTGGTTCTTAGCCAcaaataatgaggctgagtatgaagccctgTTGGTGGGAATGGacatggttcagaaaatgggagGAGCAACAGTGGAGGTATTCTTGGATTTAAGGCTGGTTATTGGTAAAGTAAACGGGGAGTTGGAAGCTAGGGATTCGAGAATGCAAGGATATTTGAGCCAAGCCAGGCACCTACAGTCACGGTTCAAATCTTTCACCTTACAGCAAATCCTTAGAAGCAGAAACACTCATTAA
- the LOC142607746 gene encoding uncharacterized protein LOC142607746: MSLLNQLFSRGVFGTKCKTSLNLAISRIKLLQNKRDMQLKHMRKEIAQFLQAGQEAIARIRVEHVIREQNMWAAYEILELFCEFVLARVPIIESQRECPSELREAIASIIFAAPRCSDLPDLLQIKNLFTAKYGKEFVMAASELRPDSGVNRTIIEKLSVLAPAAQVKLKVLKDIAQEYNLAWDSSSTEAEFSKTHEDLLAGSKQIRVGAALSQAPNKQGSFMSSPSNGTHSIKHMESKQESQHLHAPSASSNATFLGTNEIEPSIKNYDVGPISDAKRESRPQSTDILEKARAAIASAERASAAACAAAALVNVEFGSLKVEEGKSS; the protein is encoded by the exons ATGTCACTCTTAAACCAGCTCTTCAGCAGAGGTGTTTTTGGCACAAAATG CAAAACAAGCTTGAACTTGGCAATTTCGCGCATCAAACTGCTGCAAAACAAGAGAGATATGCAGCTCAAACATATGCGCAAGGAGATAGCCCAATTTTTGCAGGCTGGACAGGAAGCCATAGCTCGAATTCGG GTGGAGCATGTTATAAGGGAACAGAACATGTGGGCTGCATATGAGATATTAGAGCTTTTCTGTGAATTTGTCCTTGCACGTGTTCCTATTATTGAAAGCCAGAG GGAATGTCCATCAGAATTGCGAGAAGCTATTGCGAGCATAATATTTGCAGCTCCCAGATGCTCAGATTTGCCAGATTTGTTGCAGATCAAGAATTTGTTTACTGCAAAATATGGCAAGGAATTTGTCATGGCTGCGTCAGAACTTCGTCCTGACTCTGGTGTCAACCGTACA ATAATAGAAAAGCTTTCAGTTCTTGCTCCAGCTGCACAGGTAAAGCTCAAGGTATTGAAAGACATTGCACAAGAGTACAATCTGGCATGGGATTCTTCAAGCACAGAAGCAGAATTCAGTAAAACACATGAAGATTTGCTG GCTGGATCAAAGCAAATACGTGTTGGAGCAGCACTTTCTCAAGCTCCCAACAAACAAGGTTCTTTTATGTCTTCTCCTTCTAATGGGACACATTCTATCAAGCATATGGAAAGTAAACAAGAATCTCAGCACCTTCATGCTCCTAGTGCTTCAAGCAATGCTACTTTCTTGGGTACTAATGAAATTGAACCAtccataaaaaattatgatgtgGGACCAATTAGTGATGCCAAAAGGGAGTCAAGACCGCAATCAACTGATATCTTGGAGAAAGCTCGAGCTGCCATTGCATCTGCTGAGCGTGCATCTGCGGCTGCCTGTGCAGCAGCCGCACTGGTGAATGTTGAATTTGGATCATTGAAGGTAGAAGAGGGTAAGTCTTCATAG